A stretch of the Octopus bimaculoides isolate UCB-OBI-ISO-001 chromosome 8, ASM119413v2, whole genome shotgun sequence genome encodes the following:
- the LOC128248556 gene encoding uncharacterized protein LOC128248556 — translation MMTTLRRKTLSQSTYHSRHRAPIRKSLSSRDIHQVFTSFPTLGRSTHRVRNSSPLSYFQIYTKKADDSSYEPGEQMTIDLEFYIKHPLELQFIEMIIVGQSSATYLQTGIGGAPKKVFMNKKFAVLGNPHERMIAMPGLYSSQYKYWLPPDIPSSLLYEDKNTVVLEITYFIAIYIHTPLNIHPSSYNFQSRDPHTVLLRKKHFQVEESPSSLVNRLSEALIPVNHEEKTKLKFSRGKQVHIVLTLDKRLYEPGERICLGLQIAIDPGWPTKSVSKITGTLNQLVQFEEKSERFSKCISHVRSKDPSPIEEPSQNEKKQNKFQIFLPIHKNAALCTSQYKCKLFQVSHYLQVEITFSGLSGKLRFRIPIFIGQRILPHLTISQKITSNFLTPIFSKPLRFPHFSPTEMPQNQIQTTKVSSKWYSYFCCCCCCCC, via the coding sequence ATGATGACAACTCTAAGGAGGAAAACTTTGAGTCAATCGACATATCATTCACGTCATCGAGCACCGATCCGAAAGTCACTATCGAGTAGAGATATACACCAAGTGTTTACATCCTTCCCAACTCTGGGTAGATCTACACACAGGGTACGGAACTCAAGCCCTTTATCATATTTTCAAATCTACACTAAAAAAGCAGATGATTCAAGTTACGAGCCTGGTGAACAGATGACTATTGACTTGGAGTTTTACATAAAACATCCTTTGGAGTTACAATTTATTGAAATGATTATCGTTGGTCAAAGCAGTGCTACATATCTACAAACAGGAATCGGAGGTGCCCCTAAAAAGGTTTTCATGAATAAAAAGTTTGCTGTTCTGGGTAATCCTCATGAAAGGATGATTGCTATGCCAGGCTTGTACAGCTCACAGTATAAATACTGGTTACCACCAGatataccatcatcattgctCTATGAAGATAAAAACACAGTTGTATTAGAAATTACCTACTTTATAgccatttatattcatacaccccTCAATATTCATCCGTCAAGCTACAATTTTCAATCAAGGGACCCCCATACTGTGCTACTGAGAAAGAAACACTTCCAAGTTGAAGAATCTCCCAGTAGCCTAGTAAACAGACTGTCAGAGGCATTGATTCCCGTGAATCACGAAGAGAAAACCAAATTAAAGTTCAGTCGTGGAAAACAAGTTCACATTGTCTTAACCCTTGACAAGAGGTTATATGAACCAGGAGAGAGGATCTGCCTTGGTCTCCAGATAGCTATCGACCCAGGATGGCCAACAAAATCAGTTTCGAAAATTACAGGAACACTTAACCAGTTGGTTCAGTTTGAGGAAAAGAGTGAACGTTTCTCTAAATGCATTTCGCATGTGCGTTCAAAGGACCCTAGTCCAATAGAGGAACCATCACAGaatgaaaagaagcaaaataaattcCAGATTTTCCTTCCTATTCACAAGAATGCAGCCTTGTGTACCAGTCAGTACAAATGCAAATTATTTCAAGTGTCCCACTATTTACAAGTTGAGATCACTTTTTCTGGATTAAGCGGGAAACTAAGATTCAGGATACCGATTTTTATTGGACAACGGATTTTACCTCACCTGACAATTTCGCAGAAAATAACATCAAACTTTTTAACACCAATATTTAGCAAACCCCTTCGCTTTCCTCATTTCAGTCCAACAGAAATGCcacaaaatcaaatacaaactACCAAAGTGAGTTCTAAATGGTAttcgtatttttgttgttgttgttgctgttgttgttga